One part of the Odontesthes bonariensis isolate fOdoBon6 chromosome 13, fOdoBon6.hap1, whole genome shotgun sequence genome encodes these proteins:
- the LOC142397564 gene encoding cysteine-rich and transmembrane domain-containing protein 1-like: MNFEQPPPYPGSGPTAPGYPAQGPPPQGYPPPQGYPPQGYPPQGYPVNMEQPNPSYPNYPAGPMGPEGPYPGPGQPPYQGYPGQPQFGWQGGPPPGPMYGEAPKNTVYVVEDRRRDDTGDTCLTACWTALCCCCLWDMLT, from the exons ATGAATTTTGAGCAGCCCCCTCCATACCCAGGCAGTGGTCCAACTGCTCCAGGCTACCCAGCCCAGGGCCCACCTCCCCAGGGCTACCCACCTCCCCAGGGCTACCCACCTCAGGGTTATCCTCCGCAGGGCTACCCCGTGAACATGGAGCAGCCTAATCCATCTTACCCCAACTACCCCGCTGGACCAATGGGCCCTGAAGGTCCTTATCCTGGCCCAGGACAACCTCCTTATCAGGGATACCCTGGACAACCGCAGTTTGGCTGGCAGGGTGGACCCCCTCCTGGGCCTATGTATGGGGAGGCTCccaaaaacacag TGTATGTGGTGGAAGACAGGAGGAGGGATGACACAGGAGACACGTGCCTGACAGCCTGCTGGACAGCTTTATGTTGCTGCTGCCTTTGGGACATGCTGACATAA